The Palaemon carinicauda isolate YSFRI2023 chromosome 37, ASM3689809v2, whole genome shotgun sequence genome contains a region encoding:
- the LOC137629230 gene encoding uncharacterized protein: MPSLEFQAITLGAEVLIDTYKELTGPSCVEAINIKELDLFSDSLVSLSWINSYCYKLDKMHKHSTFIRNRLEHLITLCEMHPIRFQFVSGIENPADLVTRVASYKTTVKSNFLSGPVFLKESANFYSSRSDIMNFIVPNPRAKSGDVVSENYNQINFGSTEEECAEHLASTVGCSASFKSGQIITGAAGKGEPEHLVTVNKFSSLSRLVSVYRYVFKFIESLKCKLYSRYPERYGNLRVLDENLYAKAMNYIIRIEQHIYFPEIFRYFDSGSTFVKDIPNIVNQLNVYPDNEGILRVKSKFSRWKNDKNYRFPVLLPKDSYITKLIVLDLHEKMYHSGCYKVLSELRRQFWIPHCFSVVKRILQECILCRKLKQRAIKLNQSPYRLFRQEPPSVPFRTIFIDHIGPYFVLYNGKKVKVWILCITCLWSRAINLKVCLDMTSGEFIRALQLHSFEYGVPELCLSDLGSSLVAGANIITDFLNDPETQNFFEEQGVRPLKFEQYFKGHHPLGGLVEVCVKMVRQLLRCSIKKNVLQYRDFEFVVSQTIHLVNRRPIAFSEGLRDTSDDVIPDPITPEKLIHGLDLISLNLIPAMQPLPTSNDPDWSLNTDPIDTIRTSYEKLKKVRTHLIETYNAEFLNNLMTQAVNDKSRYKPVTHKKLQVGDIVLIKEENCKPTNFPLAVVKDVKTNVLDEVTDAVLLKGKNREMVRRHVTSLIPILTRQEMSQSNIKTLKDHISVNTTDPTANLGEDKPQKKERPKRKAALQSRQKTLGMISDI; encoded by the coding sequence ATGCCTTCCCTTGAGTTTCAGGCCATTACTTTGGGTGCAGAAGTGTTAATAGATACCTATAAGGAATTAACTGGGCCCTCATGTGTTGAAGCAATCAACATCAAAGAACTCGATTTGTTTTCTGATAGCTTGGTATCCTTATCCTGGATTAATTCCTATTGTTATAAATTAGATAAGATGCATAAACACAGCACCTTTATCCGTAATAGGTTAGAACATTTAATTACCTTGTGTGAGATGCATCCTATAAGATTTCaatttgtttcaggtattgaaaatCCAGCTGACCTTGTCACTCGTGTAGCTTCATATAAAACTACCGTTAAGTCTAATTTCCTCTCTGGGCCAGTGTTTTTGAAAGAATCTGCTAACTTCTATTCAAGTCGCAGTGATATAATGAATTTCATTGTACCAAACCCCAGGGCAAAATCAGGGGATGTTGTTTCGGAGAATTACAATCAAATTAATTTCGGCTCCACCGAAGAGGAATGTGCAGAACATTTAGCATCAACAGTTGGGTGTTCTGCGTCTTTCAAATCCGGCCAAATTATTACTGGTGCAGCCGGTAAGGGAGAACCAGAGCACTTGGTGACTGTAAACAAATTTTCCAGTTTGTCTAGGCTTGTATCTGTTTATAGGTACGTGTTTAAGTTTATTGAGAGCCTAAAATGCAAACTTTACTCCAGGTATCCTGAGAGGTATGGAAACCTGAGAGTTCTtgacgaaaacttgtatgccaaggcaatgaattacataattagaatAGAACAGCACATTTATTTTCCCGAGATATTCAGGTATTTTGACAGTGGTTCTACGTTCGTTAAAGATATCCCAAACATTGTTAACCAACTCAATGTATATCCTGATAATGAGGGAATTCTAAGAGTGAaaagcaaattctcaagatggaaaaatgataagaattacagatttcctgttttgcttcctaaggatagctacatcacaaaattaattgttttagatttgcatgagaaaatgtatcactcaggctgttacaaggttttgtctgaattaagaagacaattttggattccacactgtttctctgttgtgaaacgcatcctgcaagaatgcatactttgtagaaaactgaagcagagagctattaaactaaatcaatctccctacaggttattcagacaagaaccacctagtgttccctttcgtacaatattcatagatcacataggcccttactttgtactttacaatggcaaaaaggtgaaagtctggattctttgcatAACTTGCCTCTGGTCTAgggctattaatttaaaagtttgtcttgacatgacctcaggtgagttcattagagctttacagcttcattcatttgaatatggagtgcctgaattatgtttatctgatcttggttcatccttagttgcaggagctaacataattactgactttctgaatgatccagaaacccagaatttttttgaagaacaaggagtacggccattaaaatttgagcaatattttaaAGGCCATCATCCTCTTGGGGGATTAGTGGAAGTATGTGTGAAAATGGTCCGTCAGTTGCTTCGTTGCTCAATCAAGAAAAATGTTCTTCaatacagagattttgagtttgtggtttcacaaactattcacctggttaatcgaaggcctattgctttctcggaaggtctaagagataccagtgatgacgtaattccagaccctattaccccagagaagttaatacatggcttggacttaatatctttgaatcttattccagccatgcagccgcttcccactagcaatgatcctgattggtctttaaacactgaccctattgataccataagaacaagttatgagaaactgaagaaagtgcgcacacatttgatagaaacctacaatgcagaatttttgaataatttgatgactcaggctgtcaatgataaaagtagatataagccggttacccacaaaaaattacaggtaggggacattgtactgataaaagaggagaattgcaaACCTACCAATTTCCCATTGGCAGTTGTTAAAGACGTTAAAACTAACGTACTTGATGAAGTAACTGACGCTGTTCTGCTTAAAGGTAAAAACAGGGAGATGGTTCGACGCCACGTCACCTCTTTAATCCCTATATTAACGCGCCAGGAAATGtcacaatcaaatattaaaacattgaaagaTCATATTTCTGTTAATACTACTGATCCCACGGCAAACTTGGGGGAAGATAAGCCTCAGAAAAAAGAGAGGCCCAAGAGGAAAGCTGCTTTGCAAAGCAGGCAAAAGACTCTAGGTATGATCAGTGACATTTGA